The Anaerolineae bacterium DNA segment GTCGCTCTCTGGCTCGTCGGGCCCGCGAGCGATCTCATCGCCGATGCGCAGCTGGGTCGGCTGCAGGCTCAGCGCACAGACTACGGCGTCCTCGGAGCCGGACGCCCCGGCGTGTACCGTACCACGCAGCGTTCCCCATACGATCACGCTGCCTCCCGCCACCACCTCCGCCCCAGGGTTCACGTCCCCGAACACGAGAATCGTGCCCGGATGCCACACGCTGTGGCCGCTACGCACCGTACCCACCAAGATGCCGCATTCGGTATCTCGCATCCCAGGCGATGTGGTTGGCTCCTTCCCCGCCGATGGGCTTGCCTCCCGGCCGTCCTCGAAGCCGGGCAGTAATCCCATAGCCTGGGACACTGACCGCACTCGCTCGTTCCGGCTCAAGACCCCGATAACATCGAGACCGGCCTCCCGACACTCGTCCAGAAGCGCCTGCAGCTCGACCACCATGAGCGGCAGCGCCCCCAGGTCGAGCGCCACTTTGGCCCCGCTG contains these protein-coding regions:
- the minC gene encoding septum site-determining protein MinC, encoding MSGIGRLRGTTSGLVIDLSEMSGFQEAHAALVRTLADRGSFLSGAKVALDLGALPLMVVELQALLDECREAGLDVIGVLSRNERVRSVSQAMGLLPGFEDGREASPSAGKEPTTSPGMRDTECGILVGTVRSGHSVWHPGTILVFGDVNPGAEVVAGGSVIVWGTLRGTVHAGASGSEDAVVCALSLQPTQLRIGDEIARGPDEPESDRGAEMARLQGTSIVVEEWSGGRRRQRRAGSAGDVRSNLKSMLGRVRRGVKPWGAS